In Rhodamnia argentea isolate NSW1041297 chromosome 4, ASM2092103v1, whole genome shotgun sequence, the following proteins share a genomic window:
- the LOC115741108 gene encoding far upstream element-binding protein 2-like encodes MAEEEVVALEPAASPPLDHKRKLHDLEAEAPEPVVEADSDYNVHVSASDSLDVKRPRLDEEPEISAHGNGYQDDKRDEPVEEENKGTTENNSEVEESQEQPNESEEAAVDEKAYSENHGAKDVNTESQDNSQETLKEEAVPSADVNQQDVSAQQLQVSDDGRTLTRKIGVPNNKVGVLIGKAGETIRYLQYNSGAKIQIVRDAEADLSSTTRPVELTGSLDSINKAEKLIKDVIAEADAGGSPSLVARGIATAYATGPAEQIEINVPNDKVGLVIGRGGDTIKGLQTRSGARIQLIPQHLPEGDESKERIVRVSGDRRQIDVATEMIKEVMKQTPRPSPLSGGFSQNAYRSRGPSASTWGPRAPHPGHMMSYDYQQRGPHTSQNAQYPPPSYGGYPPPRSGFSSGWEQRPSSMQGPPHSGSYDFYGGHGGNQAGIPHSGPIAGQSGGHGVGPPQSQASYNYGQSQGPNYGHPGPYPQVGNPQQSYVHGYNEAGYNNPPVQHSYGGQSSQPVYSQAAAVQPGYAQQYGPGGHPQSYGTPGANQPGNTPYPGSNQSMQPYSSSMQSQQTYAYPASGPMQQTYQGYGSVPASDGFNQPLPASGAVYPQQGQATPGYGQPAAAGGYGSYPEQPATANANYGYQVPQDAALGGGPGGVYAAPASSQTQPGYAQQPTTQPGYDQSVAQSGSYGNVPANAQAGYGKSLSPQPGYPQYDSAQVYGAR; translated from the exons ATGGCGGAGGAAGAGGTAGTGGCGCTCGAGCCGGCGGCTTCACCGCCTCTAGATCACAAGCGGAAGCTCCACGATTTGGAAGCCGAAGCTCCGGAACCCGTCGTAGAAGCCGATTCCGACTATAATGTCCACGTCTCGGCTTCTGATTCTCTAGATGTGAAGCGTCCTCGTCTTGATGAGGAGCCTGAGATTTCAG CTCACGGGAATGGATACCAAGACGACAAGCGAGATGAGCCAGTCGAGGAAGAAAATAAGGGAACCACTGAAAATAATAGCGAGGTTGAAGAATCTCAGGAACAGCCCAATGAAAGCGAAGAAGCTGCTGTTGATGAAAAGGCATATTCTGAAAACCACGGGGCCAAAGATGTCAATACAGAGTCTCAGGACAATTCACAAGAAACTTTGAAGGAGGAAGCTGTGCCTTCTGCGGATGTTAACCAACAAGATGTGTCCGCACAGCAGCTGCAAGTGTCTGATGATGGTCGCACTTTGACCCGCAAAATTGGGGTCCCGAATAATAAG GTTGGTGTTCTTATTGGTAAGGCTGGAGAGACCATACGGTACTTGCAGTACAATTCGGGGGCGAAAATCCAGATTGTTAGAGATGCTGAGGCTGATTTGTCTTCTACAACTAGGCCCGTGGAGCTAACAGGATCTTTGGATAGTATCAACAAGGCTGAGAAGCTTATTAAGGATGTCATAGCAGAG GCTGATGCTGGTGGTTCCCCTTCTCTCGTAGCTAGAGGCATAGCTACCGCATATGCCACAGGGCCTGCAGAACAGATTGAAATAAACGTTCCAAATGATAAG GTTGGTTTAGTTATAGGCAGAGGTGGAGATACCATCAAAGGTCTGCAGACCAGATCAGGAGCCCGTATCCAG TTGATACCTCAACATCTTCCTGAGGGTGATGAATCCAAGGAAAGGATTGTCAGGGTGAGTGGTGATAGGAGGCAGATTGATGTTGCCACGGAGATGATAAAAGAAGTCATGAAACAG ACTCCTAGACCGTCACCTCTTTCCGGTGGGTTTAGTCAGAATGCTTATCGGTCGCGTGGACCAAGTGCTTCCACATGGGGTCCACGTGCTCCTCATCCTGGCCACATGATGTCATATGATTATCAGCAGCGAGGACCACATACATCTCAGAATGCACAATACCCCCCTCCTTCTTACGGTGGTTATCCCCCACCAAGAAGTGGTTTTAGTTCTGGTTGGGAGCAGAGGCCTTCCAGCATGCAGGGCCCACCTCACAGTGGGAGCTATGATTTTTATGGTGGACATGGAGGAAATCAAGCAGGTATTCCTCATTCAGGACCCATTGCTGGTCAATCCGGTGGCCACGGTGTTGGCCCACCACAGTCGCAAGCAAGTTACAACTATGGACAATCACAAGGTCCAAATTATGGGCACCCGGGTCCTTACCCTCAAGTGGGAAACCCTCAGCAGAGTTACGTGCATGGATACAATGAAGCTGGGTATAATAACCCTCCAGTGCAGCATTCATATGGAGGACAAAGCTCTCAACCAGTTTACTCTCAAGCTGCTGCTGTGCAACCTGGTTATGCACAACAATATGGTCCAGGAGGGCATCCTCAATCTTATGGCACTCCAGGAGCTAATCAACCTGGCAATACACCTTATCCAGGTTCCAATCAGTCCATGCAACCGTACAGTTCAAGCATGCAATCACAACAGACATATGCATATCCAGCAAGTGGGCCTATGCAGCAGACGTACCAGGGTTACGGGTCTGTACCGGCCAGTGATGGATTTAATCAGCCGTTACCTGCATCTGGTGCTGTGTATCCACAGCAAGGACAAGCTACTCCTGGCTATGGTCAACCTGCTGCAGCTGGAGGTTATGGATCATATCCTGAACAGCCAGCGACAGCCAATGCAAATTATGGTTATCAAGTGCCTCAAGATGCTGCTTTAGGTGGGGGTCCAGGAGGTGTGTATGCTGCACCTGCTAGCAGTCAGACTCAGCCAGGGTATGCTCAACAGCCGACCACCCAACCAGGCTATGACCAATCAGTTGCACAGTCTGGCAGTTATGGTAATGTACCTGCAAATGCCCAAGCTGGTTATGGGAAGTCTCTATCACCTCAACCTGGCTATCCTCAGTATGATTCGGCTCAGGTTTATGGAGCACGCTGA
- the LOC115741113 gene encoding transcription factor RAX2-like codes for MGRAPCCDKANVKRGPWSPEEDATLKSYLEAHGTGGNWIALPKKAGLRRCGKSCRLRWLNYLRPDIKHGGFTEDEDNIICNLYNEIGSRWSVIASQLPGRTDNDVKNYWNTKLKKKRLAGKVNVANNSSSNTMSSSNTPALLGFASNHPSGLPNLDVYHCGSSVSDIHAFTVAECQVIYDGATTASVHNSAYYPYTGFNVIKSNEIDVGSKVSTSSISNSSSISSSSSSLAMDDKASLLTCNRGTLDEAAAIMDFGFGFPCDIVNNGIWFQERAQENPLNYGGYIPSSDFNYIC; via the exons ATGGGAAGAGCACCATGCTGTGACAAAGCTAACGTGAAGAGAGGACCATGGTCGCCCGAAGAAGATGCAACTCTCAAGAGCTATCTGGAAGCTCATGGCACCGGTGGAAATTGGATTGCTTTGCCCAAGAAAGCAG GCCTTAGACGGTGTGGGAAAAGTTGCCGCTTACGGTGGCTCAATTATCTGAGACCGGATATCAAACACGGTGGTTTTACTGAAGATGAAGATAATATCATATGCAATCTCTACAATGAAATAGGAAGCAG GTGGTCTGTCATAGCATCTCAATTGCCCGGAAGAACGGACAACGACGTCAAGAACTATTGGAACACCAAGCTGAAGAAGAAACGactcgccggaaaagttaatGTTGCTAAtaacagcagcagcaacacaATGTCCAGTTCCAACACCCCTGCTCTCCTCGGGTTCGCCAGCAACCATCCTTCTGGTTTGCCAAATCTAGACGTGTACCATTGCGGATCTTCTGTTTCGGATATCCATGCTTTCACAGTTGCTGAATGCCAAGTAATATACGATGGAGCAACTACTGCTAGTGTTCACAATTCGGCATATTATCCTTACACAGGCTTCAATGTCATAAAGTCTAATGAAATCGACGTGGGTTCAAAGGTATCGACTTCAAGCATTTCTAATTCATCCAGCATCTCGAGTTCGTCGTCGTCTTTGGCAATGGACGACAAGGCTTCGTTGCTCACTTGCAACAGGGGAACACTTGATGAGGCCGCTGCAATTATGGATTTCGGGTTCGGATTCCCCTGTGACATTGTCAACAATGGTATCTGGTTTCAGGAGAGAGCTCAGGAGAACCCTCTCAACTACGGCGGCTATATTCCAAGTTCTGATTTTAACTATATATGCTGA